A portion of the Gemmatimonas sp. genome contains these proteins:
- a CDS encoding DUF305 domain-containing protein, which yields MHSLLPASATQGVRRGGVRAAALLVASGALVVTTACSAKSDQAARGDTSAAAGAGAPMPEAGGSADGMAGMDHSTMGSMGTMSPMGGATGDPDRDFLRMMSEHHKGMIAMAHLTIEQKKGSAATQADAEMLDTKQDAELDSMVTTLERQFKDAYDPMIMPDNQKMVDELKPLTGAAYDRMFYHHVVQHHQQATTMIDHHLPMLKDAKVKAMAQRMKRDQTREIAEFQPKASTK from the coding sequence ATGCACAGTCTTTTGCCGGCCAGCGCTACCCAGGGCGTGAGGCGAGGCGGCGTGAGAGCCGCTGCGTTGTTGGTCGCCTCGGGCGCCCTGGTGGTGACCACCGCGTGCTCTGCAAAATCGGACCAGGCGGCTCGTGGCGATACGTCCGCAGCGGCGGGCGCCGGTGCGCCGATGCCCGAGGCCGGAGGTAGTGCCGATGGTATGGCGGGCATGGATCACAGCACCATGGGCAGTATGGGCACTATGTCGCCGATGGGTGGCGCTACTGGCGACCCGGACCGCGACTTCCTCCGCATGATGAGCGAGCACCACAAGGGCATGATCGCCATGGCTCATCTGACGATCGAGCAAAAGAAGGGATCGGCAGCGACACAGGCGGATGCGGAAATGCTCGACACGAAACAGGACGCCGAGCTCGATTCAATGGTGACCACGCTGGAGCGGCAATTCAAGGATGCCTATGATCCAATGATCATGCCCGACAATCAGAAAATGGTCGACGAACTCAAGCCGCTGACTGGCGCTGCGTACGACCGCATGTTCTACCACCACGTGGTTCAGCATCATCAGCAGGCAACGACGATGATCGACCACCACCTGCCGATGCTGAAGGATGCCAAGGTCAAGGCGATGGCCCAGCGCATGAAGCGTGATCAGACCCGTGAAATCGCAGAGTTCCAGCCGAAGGCCTCAACCAAATAG